The proteins below are encoded in one region of Myxococcales bacterium:
- a CDS encoding NADH:flavin oxidoreductase/NADH oxidase family protein, translated as MTTSLSHSLRLPNGAVLQNRLAKSAMSERLAAADGAPNEALVRLYRRWSAGGAGLLITGNVMVDKTAIAETGNVVVEDESHSAELRAWAHAATSAGNHAFVQLNHPGRQSPRLASAEPVAPSALAMKGMFGAFARPRALEDAEVEDIIDRFANTAAIVQSAGFSGVQIHAAHGYLVNQFLSPLTNLREDRWGGTPDNRRRFLLEIVRRIRASVGRDFPVTVKLNSADFQRGGFDEAESMRVVEALEAEGIDLLEISGGTYESAVMFDEAKTKAASSHAREAFFLEYAEKVRTRTRVPLMVTGGFRTARGMSEALAGGAVDVVGLARPLAIEPDLPARLLSGSADSATPIRIATGIKRLDSLIQGAFYQGQIRRLARGLEPKPDLNRLAVVLAYLRGPRPIPAAAPELTSSPPSRLEFTLAGASRHPVPAVRRGRRASHARGSR; from the coding sequence ATGACCACCAGCCTGAGTCACTCCCTTCGTTTGCCCAACGGCGCGGTGCTGCAAAATCGCCTGGCCAAGTCCGCCATGAGCGAACGCCTGGCAGCCGCGGACGGCGCTCCCAACGAGGCGCTCGTCCGGCTGTACCGTCGCTGGTCTGCGGGCGGCGCCGGGCTCTTGATCACGGGCAACGTGATGGTGGACAAGACCGCCATCGCCGAGACCGGCAACGTCGTCGTGGAAGACGAATCCCATTCCGCCGAGCTCCGCGCGTGGGCACACGCCGCCACGAGCGCCGGCAACCACGCCTTCGTGCAGCTCAACCATCCGGGGCGGCAGTCCCCGCGCCTGGCCAGCGCCGAGCCCGTCGCACCGTCCGCGCTGGCCATGAAGGGCATGTTCGGCGCCTTCGCTCGGCCGCGCGCCCTCGAAGACGCTGAGGTGGAAGACATCATCGACCGCTTTGCAAACACCGCCGCCATCGTTCAGTCGGCGGGCTTCAGCGGTGTGCAGATCCACGCGGCTCACGGCTACCTGGTGAATCAGTTCCTGTCCCCGCTCACCAATCTGCGCGAGGACCGCTGGGGTGGCACTCCGGACAATCGACGGCGCTTCTTGCTCGAGATCGTGCGCCGCATCCGCGCCAGCGTCGGTCGCGATTTCCCCGTGACCGTCAAGCTGAACTCGGCCGACTTTCAGCGCGGGGGCTTCGACGAAGCGGAGTCCATGCGGGTGGTCGAGGCACTCGAGGCCGAGGGCATCGACCTCCTGGAAATCTCCGGTGGCACCTACGAGTCCGCCGTGATGTTCGATGAAGCCAAGACGAAAGCCGCGTCCAGCCACGCGCGAGAAGCGTTCTTCCTCGAGTACGCGGAGAAGGTCCGCACGCGCACCCGTGTTCCGCTGATGGTGACCGGCGGCTTTCGCACCGCACGCGGCATGAGTGAGGCCCTCGCGGGCGGCGCCGTGGATGTGGTCGGGCTGGCGCGCCCGCTGGCCATCGAGCCCGATCTGCCCGCACGCCTGCTCAGTGGCTCGGCGGACTCGGCCACGCCGATCCGCATTGCGACGGGCATCAAGCGCCTCGACTCGCTGATCCAGGGCGCGTTTTATCAGGGGCAGATCCGCCGGCTCGCGCGCGGGCTGGAGCCCAAGCCGGATCTGAATCGACTCGCGGTCGTGCTGGCGTATTTGCGCGGACCGCGCCCTATTCCGGCGGCCGCTCCCGAGCTCACCAGCTCGCCTCCGTCGAGGCTGGAATTCACTCTCGCCGGCGCAAGTCGTCACCCGGTTCCAGCGGTTCGTCGGGGTCGCCGAGCCAGCCACGCACGCGGAAGTAGATGA
- the corA gene encoding magnesium/cobalt transporter CorA, with the protein MPDEAPPSLRKVAPTAALFLKRNPPVGARPGALAIHKDSPKTRIRVMAFDEQRLNEVEIDEISEIRELMKQHAVTWVDVQGLGDERRLRELGDLFALHPLALADVVNVPQRPKTDSYEGQQLFICGMLHLDEHGDLSTEQVSLFIGKGYLLTFQERAGDVFDSLRTRLRDNIGLLRASGADHLAYAIIDRVVDGYYPVLEAFADELEALEERVMQRPRPALLVRVHEVKRTLLLVRRAVWPLRDALSGLIRDPVPMVTDSARMYLRDTYDHCLQISEMAESYRELVSELTNTYMSVISNRTNDVMRLLTVVTTIFIPLTFIVGVYGMNFDNMPELRFKNGYFITLGAMAGMGALMLIYFRVRGWLGDPDEPLEPGDDLRRRE; encoded by the coding sequence ATGCCGGACGAGGCGCCCCCTTCGCTACGCAAGGTCGCGCCAACGGCTGCGCTGTTTCTCAAGCGCAACCCGCCCGTCGGCGCGCGTCCTGGCGCGCTCGCGATCCACAAAGATTCGCCGAAGACCCGGATCCGGGTGATGGCGTTCGATGAGCAGCGCCTGAACGAGGTCGAGATCGACGAGATCTCCGAAATCCGCGAGCTGATGAAGCAGCATGCGGTGACCTGGGTCGACGTGCAGGGTCTTGGTGACGAGCGACGGCTGCGCGAGCTGGGTGACCTGTTCGCGCTGCACCCGCTGGCGCTGGCGGACGTGGTGAACGTGCCCCAGCGACCGAAGACGGACAGCTACGAGGGGCAGCAGCTGTTCATCTGCGGCATGCTCCACTTGGACGAGCACGGTGATCTGTCCACTGAGCAAGTGAGCCTGTTCATCGGCAAGGGATACCTGCTCACATTTCAGGAGCGGGCCGGGGACGTCTTTGATTCACTGCGCACGCGCCTGCGGGACAACATCGGGCTTCTGCGTGCGTCGGGAGCGGACCATCTGGCCTACGCCATCATCGATCGGGTCGTCGATGGTTATTACCCGGTGCTCGAGGCGTTCGCGGATGAGCTCGAGGCGCTCGAGGAGCGGGTCATGCAGCGCCCGCGGCCGGCGCTGCTCGTGCGCGTGCACGAGGTCAAACGCACCCTCTTGCTGGTGCGCCGGGCGGTCTGGCCGCTGCGCGACGCGCTCTCGGGTTTGATTCGTGATCCGGTGCCGATGGTGACGGACTCGGCGCGGATGTACCTGCGCGACACCTACGACCACTGCCTCCAGATCTCCGAGATGGCGGAGAGCTACCGCGAGCTGGTGAGTGAGCTGACCAACACGTACATGTCCGTGATTTCGAACCGCACCAACGACGTCATGCGCCTCTTGACGGTGGTGACGACGATCTTCATTCCGCTCACGTTCATCGTCGGCGTCTACGGCATGAACTTCGACAACATGCCCGAGCTCCGCTTCAAGAACGGTTATTTCATCACGCTGGGAGCGATGGCCGGCATGGGTGCGCTGATGCTCATCTACTTCCGCGTGCGTGGCTGGCTCGGCGACCCCGACGAACCGCTGGAACCGGGTGACGACTTGCGCCGGCGAGAGTGA
- a CDS encoding MmgE/PrpD family protein: MSVVEELAEFVCGLGYDDVPARVRELTKAQTASVLAAIFAGQHSVDAAAVKSAALTFRPSGEARVIPTGERVGVRDAILINNAYSMALDYDDYLYMGHTGHSAVLVALALGEAEGHSARDVLTAQVAGNEIGGRVGASAVLGPQNGQAWSFIHAIIGAVVASKLWKLSRAETAHALAIALYQPTFTLWPGFMGPGSKVLTSAHPSVVGVEAAAFARAGMTGAREIFEHRRKGFWASFTYAPLPKMLGGLGEAWVSDTLAFKRYPGCAYIDTTLDALFAALAEFRHERGRALAPEEVRRIVVDASLLTVEMDNLSSEHVHADEPLSPVNINFSIPFNVGIAIAAGKHDGAALAQTELDARAVLIRELAAKTELRHDWGMSLAVVRAFDGVLGGGGVMAELRPSQALAILAGYQRQLGGAKRTGVRPAALMGEWSAISRMLRAARRRASSGVAGSRDFTGFRMVFPAEVTLETNDGRSHRARKDVPLGAPGLEGRAAVAHDKLVHEAQPRLSPEGAARLSECVRNLELAPIAALVDAACGR, from the coding sequence ATGTCGGTCGTCGAGGAGCTGGCGGAGTTCGTCTGCGGCCTCGGTTACGACGATGTTCCAGCGCGGGTCCGGGAGCTGACGAAAGCGCAGACCGCGAGTGTGCTCGCCGCCATCTTCGCCGGTCAGCACAGCGTGGACGCGGCCGCAGTGAAGAGCGCTGCACTGACCTTTCGACCATCGGGTGAGGCCCGGGTGATCCCGACCGGTGAGCGTGTCGGCGTGCGCGACGCGATCTTGATCAACAACGCCTACTCGATGGCGCTCGACTACGACGACTACCTGTACATGGGTCACACCGGCCACTCCGCCGTGCTGGTGGCGCTGGCACTGGGGGAGGCCGAAGGTCATTCGGCCAGAGACGTGCTCACCGCGCAGGTGGCCGGCAACGAGATCGGCGGGCGGGTCGGCGCGAGCGCCGTGCTCGGGCCCCAGAACGGGCAGGCCTGGAGCTTCATCCACGCGATCATCGGGGCGGTCGTGGCGTCGAAGCTCTGGAAGCTCAGCCGCGCCGAGACCGCCCACGCGCTCGCCATCGCGCTCTATCAACCGACGTTCACCCTGTGGCCCGGGTTCATGGGGCCGGGGAGCAAGGTCCTGACGTCGGCGCACCCGAGTGTGGTCGGGGTCGAAGCAGCGGCCTTCGCGCGGGCGGGCATGACCGGGGCGCGGGAGATCTTCGAGCATCGGCGCAAGGGATTCTGGGCTTCGTTCACCTATGCCCCGCTACCCAAGATGCTGGGTGGCCTCGGGGAAGCGTGGGTCAGCGACACGCTGGCCTTCAAGCGTTACCCGGGCTGTGCGTACATCGACACGACGCTCGATGCGTTGTTCGCGGCGCTCGCCGAGTTCCGGCACGAGCGGGGTCGTGCCCTCGCCCCGGAGGAGGTGCGGCGCATTGTCGTCGATGCGAGCCTGCTCACGGTCGAGATGGACAATCTATCGAGTGAGCACGTGCACGCGGATGAGCCGCTGTCGCCGGTGAACATCAATTTCTCGATCCCGTTCAACGTCGGCATTGCCATTGCCGCAGGGAAACACGACGGCGCGGCGCTCGCGCAGACGGAGCTCGACGCGCGGGCTGTACTGATCCGTGAGCTTGCTGCCAAGACCGAGCTTCGGCACGACTGGGGCATGTCCCTGGCGGTCGTGCGTGCGTTCGATGGGGTGCTCGGCGGTGGTGGGGTGATGGCCGAGCTTCGGCCGAGTCAGGCGCTGGCGATCTTGGCGGGCTACCAGCGGCAGCTCGGGGGAGCGAAACGAACCGGGGTACGCCCCGCGGCGCTGATGGGGGAGTGGAGCGCGATCTCGAGGATGCTCCGAGCGGCTCGCCGGCGCGCGTCGTCGGGCGTGGCGGGCAGCCGGGACTTCACGGGGTTCCGCATGGTGTTCCCGGCTGAGGTGACGCTCGAGACGAACGACGGGCGCTCTCATCGTGCCCGCAAGGACGTGCCCCTCGGCGCGCCGGGCCTGGAAGGGCGCGCGGCGGTGGCCCACGACAAACTCGTGCACGAAGCTCAGCCCCGACTCTCGCCCGAGGGTGCCGCGCGTCTGTCCGAGTGTGTCAGGAACCTCGAACTGGCACCGATCGCGGCGCTAGTGGACGCCGCGTGTGGCAGGTGA
- a CDS encoding SUMF1/EgtB/PvdO family nonheme iron enzyme, which produces MRKLSNSVAVLSGLGFAVACGTPPVASPPAPPAAPAATAKPSAPPDESAAVDGPCPRGMVLVAGGELWLGSPAGSGGADEHPARKVAVAEFCLATHEVTVADYQSCAKNKACDALPKEVRLLSALPEAEHKAQSALCSANLSDNADLPASCVSFDDASRYCAWKGARLPAEPEWEWAASGGDDKLAWPWGTSLPSDENTCWNRRAPCRVGSKTTGAFELHDLAGNLTEWTSTAYGAYGAAAADASKKVVRGGNWESVKEDELRPKKRASRASTYRDVTLGFRCAKDR; this is translated from the coding sequence ATGCGGAAATTATCGAACTCCGTGGCCGTGCTGAGTGGGCTCGGCTTTGCTGTTGCTTGCGGCACACCCCCGGTCGCATCGCCGCCGGCGCCACCAGCAGCACCTGCAGCGACCGCGAAACCATCCGCCCCACCGGATGAGTCGGCCGCGGTGGATGGACCGTGTCCGCGGGGCATGGTTCTGGTTGCGGGCGGAGAGCTTTGGCTCGGCTCACCCGCCGGCAGCGGCGGCGCCGATGAACACCCCGCGCGCAAGGTTGCGGTTGCCGAGTTCTGCCTCGCCACGCACGAGGTGACCGTGGCGGACTATCAGTCGTGTGCCAAGAACAAAGCCTGTGATGCGTTACCGAAGGAGGTGCGACTGCTGTCGGCATTGCCCGAGGCGGAGCACAAAGCACAGAGCGCCCTCTGCAGTGCAAACCTCTCGGACAACGCTGACCTCCCCGCGAGCTGCGTGAGCTTCGACGACGCGAGCCGTTACTGCGCGTGGAAGGGTGCGCGTCTTCCAGCCGAACCCGAGTGGGAGTGGGCGGCCTCCGGGGGCGACGACAAACTTGCGTGGCCCTGGGGCACCTCCCTGCCCTCCGACGAAAACACCTGCTGGAATCGCCGGGCGCCATGCCGCGTCGGGAGCAAGACGACCGGCGCTTTCGAGCTTCACGATCTCGCGGGCAACCTCACGGAGTGGACCAGCACGGCGTACGGGGCCTACGGAGCCGCGGCGGCGGATGCCTCGAAGAAGGTGGTCCGCGGTGGCAACTGGGAGAGTGTGAAAGAGGACGAGCTCCGCCCGAAGAAACGCGCCTCGCGTGCGTCGACCTACCGCGACGTGACGCTGGGCTTCCGTTGCGCGAAGGATCGCTGA
- a CDS encoding agmatine deiminase family protein, with the protein MAATRKSPRPAAPPVAKSPLRMPAEWEKHAATWLAWPHNASDWPGKGMMLEWVFVEMARWLSRHERVRLIVTNRVGHARAKEKLRAEGVDLSQVDFVFAATNRSWTRDFLPTFVLAAKRRRVAIKWQFNGWARYPDFERDDSAGVAIGERFADSMLCPTYPRHGKAARVVLEGGAIDVDGEGSLLATEQCLLTGPRARNRALGRDGTERILLESLGVSKVLWLPDGIEGDDTSGHIDDFARFVAPGRILLAQEKNRRDPNHRILAKAAERLRGATDARGRKLEVIPLPMPEPVVFSGQRLPASYANFYLANGLVLVPTFNDRLDGAVLGLMRELFPKRDVVGIHCRDLVLGLGTLHCSTQQEPA; encoded by the coding sequence ATGGCAGCAACTCGCAAGAGCCCGCGTCCCGCCGCGCCGCCGGTCGCAAAGTCGCCGCTGCGCATGCCGGCGGAGTGGGAGAAACACGCGGCGACCTGGCTGGCCTGGCCGCACAACGCCTCGGACTGGCCCGGCAAGGGCATGATGCTCGAGTGGGTGTTCGTGGAGATGGCACGCTGGCTCTCACGACACGAGCGCGTGCGTTTGATCGTGACCAATCGCGTCGGCCACGCTCGCGCCAAGGAGAAGTTGCGGGCCGAGGGCGTGGACCTGTCGCAGGTCGACTTCGTTTTTGCAGCGACCAATCGCTCCTGGACGCGCGACTTCTTGCCGACCTTCGTGCTCGCCGCCAAACGCCGCCGGGTTGCCATCAAGTGGCAGTTCAACGGCTGGGCTCGTTACCCGGACTTCGAGCGGGACGACAGCGCTGGCGTTGCCATTGGGGAGCGCTTCGCGGATTCCATGCTGTGCCCAACCTACCCGCGTCACGGAAAAGCGGCGCGGGTGGTGCTCGAAGGCGGCGCCATCGACGTCGACGGCGAGGGCAGCCTGCTCGCGACCGAGCAGTGCCTGCTGACCGGCCCACGCGCGCGCAATCGTGCGCTCGGGCGTGATGGTACGGAGCGCATCTTGCTCGAGAGCTTGGGTGTCTCGAAGGTGTTGTGGCTTCCGGACGGCATCGAGGGCGACGATACCAGCGGCCACATCGACGACTTCGCGCGCTTCGTGGCGCCCGGTCGCATCTTGCTCGCCCAGGAAAAGAATCGGCGCGACCCGAACCATCGCATCTTGGCCAAAGCAGCCGAACGCCTGCGCGGTGCCACGGATGCCCGTGGCCGCAAGCTCGAGGTCATCCCGCTGCCGATGCCCGAACCCGTCGTCTTCTCGGGGCAGCGCTTGCCCGCGAGCTACGCCAACTTCTACCTCGCGAACGGCCTGGTCTTGGTGCCGACCTTCAACGACAGATTGGACGGCGCCGTGCTCGGCTTGATGCGCGAGCTCTTCCCCAAGCGAGACGTCGTCGGCATCCACTGCCGGGATCTCGTGCTCGGCCTCGGCACCTTGCACTGCAGCACACAACAAGAGCCGGCGTAG
- a CDS encoding carbon-nitrogen hydrolase → MLKQTLKVGIVQMSTVEDKQTNLDKALAQVRHAASRGAQIVCLQELFASPYFCQVEDAALFELGEPINGPTTNAVAAVAKETGVVVLSSMFERRAPGLYHNTTVVLGPKGEQLGVYRKMHIPDDPLFYEKFYFTPGDLGFLCVDTPFAKVGPLVCWDQWYPEAARLTALAGAQILFYPTAIGWHPGEKPTHGAAQLSAWQTMQRSHAIANGVFVVAVNRVGHEGAANAGLEFWGHSFVCDPAGVVLAEAGAGEETLVVELDLARIEEQRRGWPFLRDRRIDAYAGLLQRYLDRGS, encoded by the coding sequence ATGCTCAAGCAGACGCTGAAGGTCGGCATCGTGCAGATGTCGACGGTGGAGGACAAACAGACCAACCTCGACAAGGCGCTCGCACAAGTGCGCCACGCCGCGAGCCGCGGGGCGCAGATTGTCTGCCTTCAGGAGCTGTTTGCTTCGCCCTACTTCTGTCAGGTCGAGGACGCGGCGCTGTTCGAGCTCGGGGAGCCCATCAACGGTCCCACCACGAACGCCGTCGCCGCGGTCGCGAAGGAGACCGGAGTCGTCGTGCTGTCGAGCATGTTCGAGCGGCGTGCGCCGGGCCTGTACCACAACACCACCGTCGTGCTCGGCCCCAAGGGTGAACAGCTCGGTGTCTACCGCAAGATGCACATCCCGGACGACCCGCTGTTCTACGAGAAGTTCTACTTCACACCCGGCGACCTCGGCTTTCTGTGTGTCGACACCCCGTTCGCGAAGGTCGGCCCGCTGGTGTGCTGGGACCAGTGGTATCCCGAGGCCGCACGCCTCACGGCGCTCGCGGGCGCGCAGATCTTGTTTTACCCGACAGCCATCGGCTGGCATCCCGGCGAGAAGCCGACTCATGGCGCGGCCCAGCTCTCTGCGTGGCAGACCATGCAGCGCAGCCACGCCATCGCCAACGGAGTGTTCGTCGTTGCCGTGAACCGCGTCGGGCACGAAGGCGCGGCGAACGCCGGGCTCGAGTTCTGGGGACACTCGTTCGTGTGTGATCCAGCGGGTGTGGTGCTGGCCGAGGCCGGCGCGGGCGAAGAGACGCTGGTGGTCGAGCTCGATCTCGCACGCATCGAGGAGCAGCGCCGGGGCTGGCCGTTCCTCCGCGATCGCCGCATCGACGCCTACGCCGGGTTGCTCCAGCGTTATCTCGACCGAGGCTCCTGA
- a CDS encoding 1-acyl-sn-glycerol-3-phosphate acyltransferase, whose amino-acid sequence MRVTDTDLSSLSRFERTALRIGSFVNETPRAKALARRFNEAVTGRWMTLVSERRMTLLGLEAMTRLKPDRGVLLAANHRSFFDMYMVLTHLHKHVTWCERAFFPVRSQFWYDHPLGILTNAVASGLSMYPPVYRESEKRGVTRVGLDFLAAELQKCGTVVGIHPEGTRNKGDDPYALLPAEQGFERVILAAKPIVIPVFVNGMSNDFVRECRSTLDGSGPPIIIAFGEPVDFGELLDADPQRLRAQISVGRRVLELIGELAALEKAERSRQLGERPTSQ is encoded by the coding sequence GTGCGCGTCACCGACACCGATCTGTCATCGCTCAGCCGCTTCGAGCGGACGGCGCTCCGGATCGGCAGCTTCGTCAACGAGACGCCGCGAGCCAAGGCACTGGCTCGACGTTTCAACGAGGCAGTGACCGGCCGCTGGATGACCCTGGTCTCGGAGCGTCGTATGACGTTGCTCGGGCTCGAGGCGATGACACGCCTGAAGCCCGACCGGGGCGTCCTGCTGGCGGCGAACCACCGCAGCTTCTTCGACATGTACATGGTGCTCACACACCTCCACAAACACGTGACCTGGTGTGAGCGGGCATTCTTCCCGGTGCGCTCTCAGTTTTGGTACGACCATCCGCTCGGGATCTTGACCAACGCGGTGGCCAGCGGCCTCTCCATGTATCCACCGGTGTACCGCGAGAGCGAGAAGCGCGGGGTGACGCGGGTGGGGCTGGATTTCCTGGCAGCCGAGCTGCAGAAGTGCGGAACCGTCGTGGGCATTCACCCCGAGGGCACACGCAACAAGGGCGACGACCCCTACGCACTCTTGCCCGCCGAACAGGGCTTCGAACGGGTGATACTTGCGGCGAAACCGATCGTGATTCCAGTGTTCGTCAACGGCATGAGCAACGACTTCGTCCGGGAGTGCCGCTCGACCCTGGACGGGAGCGGCCCGCCCATCATCATCGCCTTCGGGGAGCCCGTGGATTTCGGCGAGCTGCTCGACGCCGATCCTCAGCGACTGCGAGCGCAGATCTCGGTTGGACGCCGGGTGCTCGAGCTGATTGGTGAGCTCGCCGCGCTGGAGAAAGCCGAACGATCACGGCAGCTCGGTGAGCGGCCAACGAGTCAGTGA
- a CDS encoding xylosidase/arabinosidase has product MLERFVYCLAVVALTACSVEETGTSSSGGAGGAQTGGSGGAGGSSGAGGSGGVGGGAGLGGGGGAGGSAGGSGGVAGSGASGGVAGAGGTAATGGAGGAGGTGGTAPIIDATTLTKKLMFGYQGWFLCPGDGSPPNRWVHWFKSQTPAASELTVDMWPDTSELDADELFDTQLTYAGNKKAQLYSAYPQKTVVRHFKWMKDAGIDGVFLQRFLSELSDPKFLAFRDQVAQNARAGAEAHGRTFVMMYDISGASASTFVDDIKKDWAHLVDGLKVTASDRYLKHKGKPLLAIWGLGFTDRPGSAAEASALISWFKSGAPANQQVTLMGGVPTNWRTLNSDSKTDPAWAAVYTSFDVVSPWAVGRYADNAGADNFKQNKIAPDLLVTKAKGIDYLPVVFPGFSWKNLNGGALNQIPRKGGAFWWRQVYNAIGAGNDMLYGAMFDEVDEGTAMFKLAATAADAPAQGSFVTLDADGQKLPSDWYLRVAGAGSQMLRGEIALTPTLPISP; this is encoded by the coding sequence ATGCTCGAGCGCTTCGTTTACTGTTTGGCTGTCGTCGCCCTCACCGCGTGCTCGGTAGAGGAGACCGGGACTTCCAGTAGCGGCGGCGCCGGGGGCGCACAGACTGGAGGCAGCGGCGGCGCGGGCGGCAGCAGCGGTGCGGGCGGCAGCGGTGGCGTGGGAGGCGGCGCGGGGCTTGGCGGCGGTGGCGGTGCGGGAGGCTCCGCTGGCGGCAGCGGTGGGGTCGCCGGAAGCGGTGCAAGCGGCGGGGTTGCCGGCGCGGGCGGCACGGCTGCGACCGGCGGTGCTGGTGGTGCCGGCGGCACGGGTGGCACCGCACCGATCATCGACGCAACCACCCTCACCAAGAAGCTGATGTTCGGTTACCAGGGCTGGTTCCTCTGCCCCGGAGATGGCTCGCCGCCGAACCGCTGGGTGCATTGGTTCAAATCACAAACGCCTGCCGCCTCCGAGCTAACTGTCGACATGTGGCCGGACACGAGTGAGCTGGACGCCGACGAGCTGTTCGACACTCAGCTCACCTATGCGGGTAACAAGAAGGCACAGCTCTACTCGGCGTATCCACAGAAGACCGTCGTCCGGCACTTCAAGTGGATGAAGGACGCCGGCATCGACGGTGTGTTCTTGCAACGGTTTCTGTCGGAGCTCTCGGATCCGAAGTTCTTGGCGTTCCGCGACCAGGTCGCGCAAAACGCCCGCGCCGGTGCCGAGGCCCACGGACGCACCTTCGTGATGATGTACGACATCTCCGGTGCATCGGCGTCGACCTTCGTCGATGACATCAAGAAGGACTGGGCTCATCTGGTCGATGGGCTGAAGGTCACGGCGAGCGATCGCTACCTGAAGCACAAAGGCAAACCCCTGCTCGCCATCTGGGGTCTTGGGTTCACGGATCGCCCGGGCAGCGCGGCCGAAGCAAGCGCGCTCATCTCGTGGTTCAAGTCGGGCGCCCCGGCGAACCAGCAGGTGACCCTGATGGGCGGAGTGCCGACCAACTGGCGCACGTTGAACAGCGACTCGAAGACCGATCCCGCCTGGGCCGCCGTGTACACCTCGTTCGACGTGGTGAGCCCCTGGGCCGTGGGCCGTTACGCGGACAACGCCGGGGCGGACAACTTCAAACAGAACAAGATCGCGCCGGATCTGCTGGTGACGAAGGCCAAGGGCATCGACTACCTGCCGGTGGTCTTCCCTGGTTTTTCCTGGAAGAACCTGAACGGCGGTGCGCTCAACCAGATCCCGCGCAAGGGCGGAGCGTTCTGGTGGCGCCAGGTCTACAACGCCATCGGCGCCGGCAACGACATGCTCTACGGCGCGATGTTCGACGAGGTCGACGAGGGCACGGCCATGTTCAAGCTGGCGGCGACCGCCGCCGACGCCCCCGCGCAGGGCAGCTTCGTCACCCTCGACGCCGACGGTCAGAAGCTACCGAGCGACTGGTATCTACGCGTCGCGGGCGCCGGCAGTCAGATGTTGCGGGGAGAGATCGCGCTGACGCCGACGTTGCCCATCAGCCCGTGA
- a CDS encoding methyltransferase, with product MDSHVTPEKIMQVGMGFMASKVLLSAVELDLFTVLATEPLRAAQIGDRLALHPRALHDFLDALVSLGLLAREGNGAAGVYTNTAETGMFLVKSSPAYLGGLLEMANARLYPFWGDLTPALKTGEPQNEIKHGKGNLFAELYANEERLEQFLRAMQGIQMGNFMLLAEKFDFSKYKTFCDVGGANATLASLIAMRHPHLACMSFDLPPVAPVARRHVEAMGASGRVKLVEGDFFTDPLPEADVLTMGNILHDWDEDQKRALITKVFTALRPGGAFIAVENVIDDARRTNTFGLLISLNMLIETPGGFDYTQGQFAGWCKEAGFSRTEFVPLAGPASAAIAYK from the coding sequence ATGGATTCACACGTCACACCCGAAAAGATCATGCAAGTTGGGATGGGCTTCATGGCATCGAAGGTCCTGCTCTCGGCGGTCGAGCTCGACCTGTTCACGGTGCTCGCGACCGAGCCCCTACGCGCGGCTCAGATCGGCGACCGACTTGCGCTCCACCCACGCGCGCTCCACGACTTCCTCGACGCGCTGGTCTCCCTCGGGCTCCTGGCCCGCGAGGGGAACGGAGCCGCCGGCGTCTACACGAACACCGCGGAGACCGGGATGTTCCTGGTCAAGAGCAGCCCAGCCTACCTTGGCGGATTGCTCGAGATGGCGAACGCGCGCCTGTACCCGTTTTGGGGAGATCTGACTCCCGCTCTCAAGACCGGCGAACCGCAGAACGAAATCAAGCACGGCAAAGGCAACCTGTTCGCGGAGCTCTACGCCAACGAGGAGCGGCTGGAGCAGTTCCTTCGGGCGATGCAGGGCATTCAGATGGGGAACTTCATGCTGCTGGCGGAGAAGTTCGACTTCTCGAAATACAAGACGTTCTGCGACGTCGGCGGCGCCAACGCGACGCTGGCCAGCCTGATCGCCATGCGCCATCCGCACCTCGCCTGCATGTCCTTCGATCTGCCGCCGGTGGCTCCCGTCGCGCGGCGCCACGTCGAGGCCATGGGGGCATCGGGTCGTGTCAAGCTGGTGGAAGGGGACTTCTTCACGGACCCGTTGCCGGAAGCCGACGTCCTGACCATGGGCAACATCCTCCATGACTGGGACGAGGACCAAAAACGCGCGCTCATCACCAAGGTGTTCACAGCGCTTCGGCCGGGCGGGGCGTTCATCGCTGTCGAAAACGTGATCGACGACGCACGTCGGACGAATACCTTCGGGCTCTTGATCTCGCTGAACATGTTGATCGAGACCCCCGGCGGCTTCGACTACACCCAAGGTCAGTTCGCCGGGTGGTGCAAAGAGGCCGGGTTCTCCCGCACCGAGTTCGTGCCGCTCGCCGGACCGGCCAGCGCCGCCATCGCGTACAAGTAG